The window TAGGGTTCAATCCACCAGCTTTTGGTCTGATCTGAATCAGCACGTCGGCGAATGAAAGAAAGCAACTCATTCGCTGACAACCGCACGGTGGATGGCATGATGGAGTAGCCACCTTTTCCGGGCTGAGTTCCGATCCACGACTGGAACTGCCAGGTCTTGCCGCCGTCTTTGGTATGAGCTGCAAAGGGCCAGCCTTCGTTGCCATCTTCTTTGGCAGCGGTGAGGTAAGCTGTCATTTCATGCTTGCCCTGTATTTCGTAATCGGAGCGGGCAAATATCCCCTTGCGATCAAATGTGGGCAACAAATATGGGCCATGCCAGGTTTTGCAGCGGTCATTGGACCAGTAGAAGTGTGAGTAGCCGTGGTTGCTACCCTTCATGCGAAATTGCATGGCAAAATCGGTATGTTTGAAATCAATGCTCTCGGTGCAGGGTTGGGGAGTAGCTTCTTTACCTTCCTTATTGAGGTATGAAGGCAGTTCGATTTTCCAGGTTCTGCCACCATCCACGCTGCGTGCAAATCGGGGCACCTGCGGCTGATTGCCGTCAATAGTGTGGCCGTTGGGATTATCCTTGTGGTAGCCTAGTGTAAAACCAACAACAATTTCACTGCCCCAGTTCCAGATGCCATTGTTGGCAGGCCAGCCGCCAAAGCGACCATTTTCGCGGAAGACTATGGAGTTCTCAGCCTTCACGTCGTGGTGCATCAGTGCAGGTGACAGGAGGCATGCGATCAGGAAAGTGAATGAATGCATAACATCATTGGCCTTGCAGGAGTTCAACTCTGGAGAGGTTCATTATAACATCTTCTGGCAGAGTCGATAAAGATTGTGAGTGACATGAAGATCAAGTGCAAGCCCGATGACTTTCGAGTGGAAGAATTGACAACGTGCGAAGCGGGTAGCGTAGGGGAATTCACTTATTATCAGTTGGAAAAGCGGAGCATCGGCACACCGGAAGCCTTGAAGCAGCTTTGTACCGCCTGGCGTGTTGATCAGAAACGTGTTCGCTATGGTGGATTGAAAGACCGGCACGCACACACCATGCAGTATCTGACCATTGAACACGGCCCGCAGCGAGACTATCAGGATCAATTGATCTCCGTTCGCTGTCTGGGGAAGCTCCAAGAGCCTTTTGGTCCACAATCATTTCATGGCAATCACTTTACTATTGTGATGAGGGATGTTTCCAAAGAGGAATATCCACTTATCATGCATGAGCTTGAAGCAATCAATCAGACGCTTATTGGCAATTATTTTGACGACCAACGGTTTGGATCAGTGAGCAGCGATCAGCAATATGTCGTCCGAGCATTGATTGATGGCAATGAAGAACTGGCGCTTCGGCTGGCACTGACCACCTACTATGAGCACGATAAATCAAAAGAGAAAAGAGCCAAACAACTGCTTACACAAGAGTGGGGTAACTGGAAATCATTGTCGAATAAACTGCCTCCAGGATATCTGCAGGGGATTGCAAGGCATCTTGCACAGCAGCCTGATGATTATCGTCGGGCGTTTACACTTATCCCATATTTCTTGCGAAACATGTATCTGTCTGCTTATCAAAGTCATCTTTGGAATCGGATGTTGCATGCATGGATCATGACTCATTTCCCTCAGGAACATTCAGGCTTCATTCAGCAGAAACATCATCAGTTAGCCATGCCGGGACTTTTGGATGAGGAAACCCGAATTCAGTTGAAGGAACTGACGATTCCACTGCCATCATCCCGTTGTGAACCGTTGGCAGGTCATCCAGCGGAAGAGGCAATTCAATCAGTATTGGCTCAAGAAGGGCTGAGCATGAAGGCTATTCAACTGAAGCAATATCGCGAACCATTCTTTTCGAAGGGAAATCGCAATGCGTTTTATCAGCCTGCAGAGTTTGCATTTGAAACAGGCTGGGACAAGCTGCACAAGGGCCATCGCAAAATAACGATGAAATTTTCCCTGCCCCGCGGGTCGTATGCAACGCTGCTGGTCAAGCGGGTTACGACATGGAAGAGGATTTCTGAATCGTAATTCATCTCGATTTCAAGGCAGGGTTGTTTTACACTTTTATCATGAGTGATATGACACAAATCCTTAACGCACTGGATGCAGGAGATCAGTCTGCTGCTGGTTCGCTATTCCCGCTGGTCTATGACCAGTTACGCAACCTGGCGGCATTCCATATGTCGAGCGAGGCAGTGCAGCATACTTTGCAGCCGACAGCCTTGGTGCATGAAGCATTCATGCGGCTGATGCAGGCTGAAAGCGGTTCGACGCCTATTTCCTTTACCAGCCGCAGACATTTCTTTCTGGCAGCATCAGAAGCGATGCGACGCATCCTGATTGATCATGCCCGTGGCAAAGGTCGAGTAAAGCGAGGAGGCAAGCTAGCGCGAATGCCACTCGAAGATATTGCCGGTACGCTGACGGACCCTGGAGAACTGCTTTGCGTGAATGAACTGCTCGACAAGTTTGCGGAGAAATGGCCAAGGCGAGCGGAGCTTGTTAAACTGCGACTTTTCTCCGGCTGCACTATTCCAGAGTGTGGCGAGTTGCTGGGTATCTCCGCTTCCACGGCGGAAGACGATTGGACTTATGCCCGGGCCTGGCTGGGACGTGAATGGATGAAGTCGAAAGATCGTGACGATACTACCAGCGAGTAATACTGCTTGATGCATTTACTTGTTGTTTGAGATTGCCTGCAATTGTTCCTTCCAATGATTGACTGCATCAAGCTTATTCCAAGCCTGATACAACTGGATGCAGGAATGCATCAAATCGGCCTGCACTTCCCGATACACCAGTTTCTGTTCTCCCTTGGGATTAGATTGCTTCAGCATCTGCCATCCTTGATGCAACAGTTTCTCTGCTGGCTCGTACTGCCTGAGCCCCGTCAGTGTATCTGCATGGATAGTATTTAGCTTCGCCTGCTCCCATGCAGGTTTTCTTGATAAGCTTTGCTGCAGTTTCAAGCATTGCAGAATAAGTGGTTCTGCTTCAGTGTATTTTTTCTGCATATTCAAATTGTTGGCGAGTTGGGAAAGTGCAAATTGTTGTGCAGCAGGATCGGTACTAGACATCTCAGTTGATAATTTTCTTCTTAACTCTTCAGCTTGTTCAGGTTTACCAAGCCGTTCGAGACTGTCTAGGTATCGAGTGACCGCAGTGAGTTGCTCTTGATTGGTTGCTTTGAAGGAGTTCTTCATCTCCTGCATCAAAGGTGAAAGTAGTTTTACAGCTTTGTCCATGTCACCAGCATATTGGTATGCAGTTGCCAGATGGAGCGTGGCTTTTCTGGTGTTCGTTGCCTGGGTACCTTCCTTGCCGAGCCAATATTGGTAGTACTTTTCGTAGACAGAAATGGCCTTGTTTGCATGCCCTTGTTTCTGATATGCAAGAGCGAGATCAGGAATAATGGCCAGGGTGTCAAGATTCTGATCTCCACTTCGTTTGCGTCGTGCTTCGTATACCTTTTCGAGTAAAGCTATAGCCTTATCGTCCTGATCTTCTACAAGGTAAGCAGCTCCCAAAGAGTGCATGCTCATCAATGTGTATTCATGGTTGTCGCCAAACTTCTGGGTAATGGGTGTTATCGCCGGTTCCAGCAACTGGATTGCATCCTGGTGACGATTGCCTTTTCTCAAGCAGTTAGCCGTATGGATGCAATTAATCAAAGTCTCCGGATGCGTTTTGCCATAAAGGCTGGTGTAGATTCGTTCCAGCTTTTCGTACATCGGCAGGGCTTTGGTATGGTTCCCATCGAAGTTGTAACAGAGTGCCAGGATGCGTGTTAAATGCAAGGCAACAGCATGATCTTCAGAAAGAATTTTAATGGCTGTTGCGTAATCAGGCTCAAGCAGCTTGATGGCTTCAGGAACATTGCCGGTTCTGGCGATGACATATGCCAACTCCGCCCGACTCGACATGACGTACTCATTATCCTTTCCATACTTTCTTGTTCTTCGTTCAATCAGTTTTTCCCAAAACTCTTTCGCCTGCGGATAGTGTCCCAGTGAAGTATGAGCAGCAGCCAGGCGATGGAGTGTATCGAGTGTCTGCTTTTCATCTTCTCCAAGGAGTCGTTCTTCTTCCTTAAGAATTCCAGGCAGCAAAGATATTGCTTCTCGATAGTTGCCGATCCGGACCAGAACATCCGCCAACTCTGATTTGTATAGCGGAATAATCGATGGATCAACATCCTGAATAGGCTCAATCAATTCAACAGCACGTTTGAAATGTGCAACTGCCTGTCGATGCTCTCCTACTTTGACAAGCGATCTGCCGAGGGTTCTGCGAATGACTGCTTCGTGATATGGTTTATCCGTAAATCGTCCTTCGATGGATATGGCTGCGTTCTGAATGGCATCAGTCAGTGAAATCTGAGGATTAACTTTCTGTCCGCGCGATTTCTGCCATGCTGGGTCGGCCTGGCGGAAGACATCAACCAGGAAAAAATCAATAATCGAATTGGATATCTTAATCTGCTCATCCGTTTTCTTTTTTTCCTTTTCAACCTGTTCAAGGCGTGTTTTGGCAACCGATTCTGCTTCCGATGCAGCGTTGGCATGTTCTTCCGATTTGAACATCGCCCAGGTGGTGCCCGTTAAGCCGGTCAGCAGAGCCAGGACTACTAATGAAGCAGCAACAACAAAGCCACGGTTCTTGACCACAAATTTCTTCAATCGATAACTGGCAGATGCGGGGCGTGCCAGAACAGGTTCATCAGCGAGGTATCGCATCAGATCCTGAGCCAAGGCTTCAGCTGAGGTGTATCTGCTTTCGCGATCCTTTTCCAGCGCTTTCATCACAATCGAGTCAAGATCACCTCTAATCACCGAAGATCGAGAAGTGCTGGCTGAACCCAGAAGTGAATCACGCTTCATCACGGCAATACTTGGCTTGGCTGGCTCTCGTTGCCGAATCGCCTGCAGCATCGAAGACAGTCCCGTCTTTTCAAAATCTGATCGTGGAAAAGGAACGGTGTCGGTCAGTATTTCGTACAGAATGATTCCCAGAGAATAGATATCTGAGCGTGTATCGATATCGGCTCCAAACGCTGACTGCTCAGGCGACATGTATTCAGGAGTCCCCACCAAGGCACCAAATTCGGTCTGCAACAGGGGATTCAGGTTTTTGTCCTCAAGCGATTTCACTGTACCGAAATCGATGATGCGAGGAACAGGCTTGCCATCGACCGTGGTAACCAGAATATTGCTTGGTTTCAGGTCGCGATGAATGACACCTTTCTGATGAGCATGATGAATAGCCTGGCAAATCTGAATCATGATCAACAGCCGAGCCTTCATGGATGATTCGGAAGACTTGAAATACCGAGTCAGGGTTTCACCCTGAATATACT of the Planctomycetia bacterium genome contains:
- a CDS encoding RNA polymerase subunit sigma — translated: MSDMTQILNALDAGDQSAAGSLFPLVYDQLRNLAAFHMSSEAVQHTLQPTALVHEAFMRLMQAESGSTPISFTSRRHFFLAASEAMRRILIDHARGKGRVKRGGKLARMPLEDIAGTLTDPGELLCVNELLDKFAEKWPRRAELVKLRLFSGCTIPECGELLGISASTAEDDWTYARAWLGREWMKSKDRDDTTSE
- a CDS encoding serine/threonine protein kinase, which gives rise to MQESEIFLVACKLPLSERDAFLESACNGNTLLRQDIVHLLQAHQLYEGAASKHTDTASTDTRVESLHTQLTQGCLFEGKYRINKLLGEGGMGAVFLADQLEPVQRQVAIKIIRGHIALPSMVARFELEQRALALMNHPGIARVFDAGITAHGSPYFVMEYIQGETLTRYFKSSESSMKARLLIMIQICQAIHHAHQKGVIHRDLKPSNILVTTVDGKPVPRIIDFGTVKSLEDKNLNPLLQTEFGALVGTPEYMSPEQSAFGADIDTRSDIYSLGIILYEILTDTVPFPRSDFEKTGLSSMLQAIRQREPAKPSIAVMKRDSLLGSASTSRSSVIRGDLDSIVMKALEKDRESRYTSAEALAQDLMRYLADEPVLARPASASYRLKKFVVKNRGFVVAASLVVLALLTGLTGTTWAMFKSEEHANAASEAESVAKTRLEQVEKEKKKTDEQIKISNSIIDFFLVDVFRQADPAWQKSRGQKVNPQISLTDAIQNAAISIEGRFTDKPYHEAVIRRTLGRSLVKVGEHRQAVAHFKRAVELIEPIQDVDPSIIPLYKSELADVLVRIGNYREAISLLPGILKEEERLLGEDEKQTLDTLHRLAAAHTSLGHYPQAKEFWEKLIERRTRKYGKDNEYVMSSRAELAYVIARTGNVPEAIKLLEPDYATAIKILSEDHAVALHLTRILALCYNFDGNHTKALPMYEKLERIYTSLYGKTHPETLINCIHTANCLRKGNRHQDAIQLLEPAITPITQKFGDNHEYTLMSMHSLGAAYLVEDQDDKAIALLEKVYEARRKRSGDQNLDTLAIIPDLALAYQKQGHANKAISVYEKYYQYWLGKEGTQATNTRKATLHLATAYQYAGDMDKAVKLLSPLMQEMKNSFKATNQEQLTAVTRYLDSLERLGKPEQAEELRRKLSTEMSSTDPAAQQFALSQLANNLNMQKKYTEAEPLILQCLKLQQSLSRKPAWEQAKLNTIHADTLTGLRQYEPAEKLLHQGWQMLKQSNPKGEQKLVYREVQADLMHSCIQLYQAWNKLDAVNHWKEQLQAISNNK
- a CDS encoding exo-alpha-sialidase, which gives rise to MHSFTFLIACLLSPALMHHDVKAENSIVFRENGRFGGWPANNGIWNWGSEIVVGFTLGYHKDNPNGHTIDGNQPQVPRFARSVDGGRTWKIELPSYLNKEGKEATPQPCTESIDFKHTDFAMQFRMKGSNHGYSHFYWSNDRCKTWHGPYLLPTFDRKGIFARSDYEIQGKHEMTAYLTAAKEDGNEGWPFAAHTKDGGKTWQFQSWIGTQPGKGGYSIMPSTVRLSANELLSFIRRRADSDQTKSWWIEPYRSSDNGRTWKLEEDNRIDNAGNPAHMLKLPDGRLVVTYGYRRAPFGIRAKISSDQGKTWSQDIILRKDGGNWDLGYPRTVLRSDGKLVTVYYFNDTSSEFRYIAATIWAPPTTP
- the truD gene encoding tRNA pseudouridine(13) synthase TruD; this translates as MKIKCKPDDFRVEELTTCEAGSVGEFTYYQLEKRSIGTPEALKQLCTAWRVDQKRVRYGGLKDRHAHTMQYLTIEHGPQRDYQDQLISVRCLGKLQEPFGPQSFHGNHFTIVMRDVSKEEYPLIMHELEAINQTLIGNYFDDQRFGSVSSDQQYVVRALIDGNEELALRLALTTYYEHDKSKEKRAKQLLTQEWGNWKSLSNKLPPGYLQGIARHLAQQPDDYRRAFTLIPYFLRNMYLSAYQSHLWNRMLHAWIMTHFPQEHSGFIQQKHHQLAMPGLLDEETRIQLKELTIPLPSSRCEPLAGHPAEEAIQSVLAQEGLSMKAIQLKQYREPFFSKGNRNAFYQPAEFAFETGWDKLHKGHRKITMKFSLPRGSYATLLVKRVTTWKRISES